One part of the Vitis riparia cultivar Riparia Gloire de Montpellier isolate 1030 chromosome 8, EGFV_Vit.rip_1.0, whole genome shotgun sequence genome encodes these proteins:
- the LOC117920528 gene encoding vacuolar cation/proton exchanger 3-like → MASQEPWQMENGNLKGSSKEIKHGRTAHNMSSSSLRKKSDLSLVNKVPCGLVRQLLANLQEVILGTKLSVLFPAIPLAIVAQYYGFAGPWIFGLSLLGLTPLAERLGFLTEQIAYYTGPTVGGLLNATCGNATELIIAIFALSKNKILVVKYSLLGSVLSNLLLVLGTSLFCGGIYNLRKEQKYDRKQSDINSLLLLLGLLCHMLPLMFRYAANPSGAALIADSTLSLSRAGSIVMLVAYLAYLVFQLWTHRQLFEAPEDGDDDTVSSDEEPVIGFWSSVVWLILMTAIIALLSEFVVGTIEVASESWGISVTFISIILLPIVGNAAEHAGAVIFAFKNKLDISLGVALGSATQIAMFVVPLCVLVAWIMGIRMDLDFSLLETSSLALAIIVTAFTLQDGSSHYMKGLVLLLCYVVIGACFFVSKTTPDQGNGITPGIKLPTEGVVSA, encoded by the exons ATGGCGTCTCAGGAGCCGTGGCAGATGGAGAACGGCAACCTCAAGGGCTCCAGCAAGGAGATTAAACATGGAAGGACCGCCCACAACATGTCCTCTTCTTCCCTTCGGAAGAAGTCCGATCTCTCCCTTGTCAACAAAGTTCCCTGCGGATTGGTGAGGCAGCTATTGGCCAATCTCCAGGAGGTCATCCTCGGGACTAAGCTCTCCGTTCTCTTTCCGGCTATCCCGCTTGCCATCGTCGCCCAGTACTACGGCTTTGCCGGG CCTTGGATTTTCGGTCTGAGCTTGCTTGGACTCACCCCGCTTGCTGAACGGCTTGGCTTTCTGACCGA GCAAATAGCATATTATACTGGTCCAACAG TTGGAGGGCTTCTAAATGCAACATGTGGTAATGCCACAGAGCTGATAATTGCAATATTCGCTTTGagcaagaataaaattttagtgGTGAAGTATTCTCTACTGGGCTCTGTGCTCTCCAATCTTCTTCTGGTTCTTGGGACTTCTCTCTTCTGTGGTGGCATTTACAACCTTAGAAAGGAGCAGAAATATGATAGG AAACAATCCGACATAAACTCGCTCCTTCTGCTTCTGGGATTGTTGTGCCACATGCTGCCATTGATGTTTCGGTATGCAGCAAACCCCAGTGGTGCCGCTCTTATTGCAGACTCAACTCTCTCTCTATCAAGAGCTGGCAGCATTGTGATGCTCGTAGCATACTTGGCTTACCTAGTTTTCCAGTTGTGGACCCACAGGCAATTGTTTGAGGCACCAGAG GATGGTGATGATGATACTGTGAGTTCTGATGAAGAGCCTGTTATAGGATTTTGGAGTTCAGTTGTCTGGCTGATTTTAATGACGGCTATCATTGCTTTATTATCTGAGTTTGTTGTCGGCACGATTGAG GTTGCATCAGAATCTTGGGGTATTTCTGTCACCTTCATCAGCATAATCTTGTTGCCCATAGTTGGAAACGCTGCAGAACATGCTGGGGCAGTCATATTCGCCTTTAAGAACAAGTTG GATATATCTTTGGGTGTTGCTTTGGGGTCTGCAACTCAAATTGCAATGTTTGTG GTTCCATTATGCGTGTTGGTTGCCTGGATAATGGGCATCAGGATGGATCTTGATTTCAGTCTCCTTGAGACAAGCTCTCTTGCTTTAGCCATAATTGTCACAGCCTTCACTCTACAG GATGGATCATCTCACTACATGAAAGGATTGGTCCTTCTGCTGTGCTATGTTGTTATCGGGGCCTGCTTTTTCGTTTCCAAAACAACCCCCG aCCAAGGAAATGGCATCACCCCGGGGATCAAGTTGCCAACCGAAGGAGTCGTCAGTGCTTAA